In one Planctomycetaceae bacterium genomic region, the following are encoded:
- a CDS encoding sigma-70 family RNA polymerase sigma factor: MSEASVDDRFRELLKQVRDGTPGAAETLVDEYGPCIRRAVRRRINAKLRDRYDSMDFAQSVWASFFGHLSVVSSFGSSGDLVGYLTRMASNKVIDAGRRTAARPERNSQGKPGHIESGFDYRRSFAEPTPSQNAVAKECRDLLTDQPQSTHRRMVEMKIAGASHQEIAAFAGVSERHVRRVLRRIVRKEFPTSGLSPYEGETQSEEHSTDDDSTDW, from the coding sequence TTGTCGGAAGCTTCTGTTGACGACCGCTTTCGTGAGCTTCTGAAGCAGGTTCGCGACGGGACTCCGGGAGCGGCCGAGACGCTGGTTGACGAATACGGTCCCTGCATCAGGCGAGCCGTGCGACGGCGCATCAATGCGAAATTGCGGGATCGCTACGATTCGATGGATTTCGCTCAATCCGTTTGGGCCTCTTTCTTCGGCCACCTATCCGTCGTTTCAAGCTTTGGTTCGTCAGGAGACCTGGTTGGCTACCTGACCAGAATGGCGTCCAATAAAGTCATTGACGCCGGTCGAAGAACAGCCGCTCGCCCGGAACGCAACTCACAGGGCAAGCCCGGTCACATTGAATCGGGGTTTGACTATCGGCGAAGTTTCGCGGAACCAACACCCAGTCAGAATGCTGTGGCCAAAGAGTGCCGAGATCTTCTCACAGATCAGCCTCAGTCGACTCATCGCCGAATGGTGGAAATGAAGATTGCCGGCGCGAGTCACCAGGAGATCGCCGCGTTTGCGGGAGTCTCGGAACGTCACGTTCGTCGAGTACTTCGTCGGATTGTCCGGAAAGAGTTCCCAACCAGCGGTCTTAGTCCCTATGAAGGCGAGACTCAGAGCGAAGAACACAGTACGGACGACGACTCGACTGACTGGTAA
- a CDS encoding protein kinase, which yields MHVATGTPEPLPHGGIVSAEQANALVTKIVTAGDDVEFSTKQILQQCPELREFRSCVLDLAYEEYCRRCENGQAGSASEFANGFGSLGQSLLHVIRFDRFLHDHPSMVDEIPESSWPKPGECYLGKFDLVESLGSGALSRVFLARQAELGSRLVVVKVCLRGEREADLLGKLEHPGIAPIHGIDRDEETGLSAICMPFLTRTTLYDLSCMAELASARLEVPESYDAEEGKRLQEKIAWRCPDLPPGDLRCSHLRKILQTDNSRSDTPRNQHADAVAGRKPVASSTGILPDSAPFSTVLLHWGAALADALAFAHGRNVLHCDVKPGNILVMPDLSVSLLDFNLASQQDDEHAGPIGGTIPFMASEQLMRLTSAPVDWPDCTPATDVFGLCASLWFMATGYPPFGVLPKETPQIAAAKILLERQRNGVGDEQILAARRRLPESVIELLLSGLSLDPQKRPEISTELAAGFRRLLPKKRFHWSWPAFAAVTVCLSTLAVAGQLALNQIPGHALSNAPASYSSSRELAATMMAEGQFAQAEPILQDLAAGAPSDSAIAAMLSRCRIGLADFAGAEQAVAPFVDAGGNDDCRFLRLYAETCQVHEFFAAPRQGMATRLPQQSLHSEQETRDVAATWDQLVQRWSSPSAEDRFRDYRLLNLAWIQFQMSKTQECRETLQQLQVPRDSGDGFRKSLNRLRDNLLIEDCIREGNVPSADQLNSLQSRVAEQGVRGEVLLLVHALLVQADRTDQNGTDEQRDLLVNQYLEVLEAHIGIDIDPIEAQIVGESESLSRTGKSRELATLMKRSLRPIPTRLDRILVLPQAL from the coding sequence ATGCACGTCGCGACCGGCACGCCGGAACCACTGCCTCACGGTGGCATCGTTTCTGCGGAGCAGGCGAATGCGTTGGTAACGAAAATCGTTACAGCCGGCGACGACGTGGAGTTTTCCACAAAACAGATTCTGCAGCAGTGTCCGGAACTCCGGGAATTCCGCAGTTGTGTCCTCGATCTGGCCTACGAGGAATACTGCCGCAGGTGCGAAAACGGCCAGGCAGGCAGCGCTTCTGAGTTCGCCAACGGCTTCGGTTCACTCGGGCAGTCATTGCTGCACGTCATCCGATTTGACCGATTCCTGCACGATCATCCGTCGATGGTCGACGAGATTCCGGAATCGTCCTGGCCGAAGCCTGGAGAATGCTATCTCGGAAAATTCGACCTGGTGGAATCGCTCGGCAGTGGAGCGCTTTCGCGGGTCTTTCTGGCACGGCAGGCGGAACTCGGTTCCCGGCTGGTCGTCGTCAAAGTCTGCCTTCGAGGCGAACGCGAAGCGGATCTGCTGGGTAAACTGGAACATCCCGGCATCGCGCCGATTCATGGAATTGATCGCGATGAGGAAACCGGTCTCTCCGCGATCTGCATGCCGTTTCTGACACGGACCACGCTGTATGATCTGAGCTGTATGGCGGAACTGGCCAGCGCCCGCCTGGAAGTCCCCGAGAGCTACGATGCGGAAGAAGGAAAACGTCTGCAGGAAAAAATTGCCTGGCGGTGTCCCGACCTTCCTCCGGGCGATTTGCGGTGCTCGCATCTGCGAAAGATCCTGCAGACCGACAACAGCAGAAGCGACACGCCGAGGAACCAGCACGCCGACGCAGTTGCAGGCCGGAAACCGGTCGCATCCAGTACCGGTATTCTGCCGGATTCCGCTCCGTTTTCGACGGTGCTGCTGCACTGGGGGGCGGCACTGGCCGATGCCCTGGCCTTCGCCCACGGCCGAAATGTGCTGCATTGCGATGTCAAACCGGGAAACATCCTTGTGATGCCCGATCTTTCCGTCAGCCTGCTGGACTTCAATCTCGCCTCGCAGCAGGACGACGAACACGCCGGTCCCATCGGCGGCACCATTCCATTCATGGCGTCGGAGCAGCTTATGAGGCTGACATCCGCGCCGGTTGACTGGCCTGACTGCACTCCCGCGACGGATGTGTTCGGATTGTGTGCCTCGCTGTGGTTCATGGCGACGGGATATCCGCCGTTTGGCGTTCTGCCGAAGGAAACGCCGCAGATTGCGGCCGCAAAGATTCTGCTGGAACGTCAGCGAAACGGCGTCGGCGATGAACAGATCCTGGCGGCTCGCAGACGACTGCCCGAATCCGTCATCGAGCTGCTGTTGTCCGGACTGAGCTTGGATCCGCAAAAGCGTCCGGAAATCAGCACGGAACTGGCAGCCGGATTTCGACGACTGTTGCCGAAAAAACGATTTCACTGGTCGTGGCCGGCGTTCGCCGCCGTGACTGTGTGCCTGTCTACGCTGGCCGTGGCCGGACAACTCGCACTGAATCAGATTCCCGGACACGCGCTCTCGAATGCACCTGCCTCTTATTCCTCGTCCCGGGAACTGGCTGCCACCATGATGGCCGAAGGTCAGTTCGCGCAGGCGGAACCTATCCTGCAGGACCTTGCCGCCGGGGCACCGTCAGATTCGGCAATTGCCGCGATGCTGTCCCGCTGCCGGATCGGGCTGGCGGACTTCGCCGGTGCAGAACAGGCGGTGGCCCCTTTTGTCGATGCGGGCGGCAACGACGATTGCCGGTTTCTTCGTCTTTACGCCGAAACCTGCCAGGTGCATGAATTCTTTGCTGCACCACGACAGGGCATGGCCACTCGGCTGCCCCAGCAGTCACTTCACTCCGAACAGGAAACCCGGGACGTCGCAGCCACCTGGGATCAACTGGTGCAGCGCTGGTCGTCGCCGTCGGCCGAAGACAGGTTTCGCGACTACCGGCTGCTGAATCTGGCATGGATTCAGTTTCAGATGTCAAAGACGCAGGAATGCCGCGAGACCCTGCAGCAACTGCAGGTTCCACGTGATTCCGGAGACGGCTTCCGCAAGTCGCTGAACCGGCTGCGCGACAATCTGCTGATTGAGGACTGTATTCGTGAAGGAAACGTGCCCTCCGCCGATCAGTTGAATTCGCTTCAGTCACGAGTCGCTGAACAGGGCGTGCGAGGCGAAGTTCTGCTGTTGGTTCATGCTCTGCTGGTTCAGGCGGATCGCACGGACCAGAATGGCACCGATGAGCAGCGCGATCTCCTGGTGAATCAGTACCTGGAGGTTCTGGAGGCGCACATCGGAATCGATATTGACCCGATCGAAGCCCAGATCGTCGGTGAATCGGAATCACTTTCCAGAACCGGCAAGTCGCGGGAACTGGCGACGCTCATGAAGCGGTCGCTGCGGCCGATCCCAACTCGCCTGGACAGAATTCTGGTTCTGCCGCAAGCGCTGTAG
- a CDS encoding transglutaminase-like domain-containing protein, with product MLARTGTAVIGAVASSLALAGDDVRNDNRDADATESADGIIRHFDPVTCRIQHRATLTNGTCDLTSIELWLPVPQDGYGQKVTSLVTEPDRAKIQPDTTGTLNVARLQTASGLPAHNQSMDFAVSYQVTSSATVTDHSKVPQHSFDDYDVDEDYRRFTRAETKIEVRDEQIRTQANALKAIHSRPYDLARAAYDWVIDRTRYQLVNGLQGASSCLKEQCGECCDYSALFVAVCRAAGVPARPVIGFWGDEVDGWHVWAEFMIPGGTWIPVDPALGDQSPRSRRHYFGSLDNRRVALGRTFDVKLNRTRKEVEVLQLGAAFWQASVVGTAPATRYTVTGKRVDAQDR from the coding sequence ATGCTGGCTCGCACCGGAACGGCTGTGATCGGTGCTGTCGCGAGTTCCCTGGCCCTGGCCGGCGATGACGTCCGTAACGACAATCGCGACGCAGACGCCACGGAGTCCGCGGACGGTATCATCCGGCATTTCGATCCGGTCACCTGCCGGATTCAGCATCGTGCGACGTTGACCAACGGTACCTGCGACCTGACTTCAATCGAACTGTGGCTGCCCGTTCCGCAGGACGGCTACGGTCAGAAAGTGACATCGCTGGTCACGGAGCCCGATCGGGCGAAAATTCAACCGGACACAACCGGGACGCTGAACGTTGCCCGGCTGCAAACGGCAAGCGGGCTGCCGGCTCACAATCAGTCAATGGATTTTGCTGTGAGCTACCAGGTAACTTCGTCGGCCACCGTGACGGATCACTCGAAGGTGCCGCAGCATTCGTTCGACGACTATGACGTCGATGAAGACTACCGCCGGTTTACTCGCGCCGAAACGAAGATTGAAGTTCGCGATGAGCAGATCCGGACGCAGGCGAACGCGTTGAAGGCAATACATTCACGGCCATACGATCTGGCTCGCGCGGCGTATGACTGGGTTATCGACAGAACTCGCTACCAGTTGGTCAACGGCCTGCAGGGAGCGTCCTCTTGCCTGAAAGAACAATGCGGCGAATGCTGCGACTATAGCGCACTGTTCGTCGCCGTGTGCCGTGCCGCCGGAGTTCCCGCGCGCCCCGTCATCGGGTTCTGGGGCGACGAGGTGGATGGCTGGCACGTGTGGGCCGAATTCATGATCCCCGGCGGGACGTGGATCCCGGTCGATCCCGCGCTGGGAGACCAGTCGCCGCGAAGTCGGCGGCATTACTTCGGCAGTCTTGACAACCGCCGAGTCGCGCTGGGCAGAACCTTCGATGTCAAACTGAACCGAACTCGAAAGGAAGTCGAAGTCCTGCAGTTGGGCGCCGCCTTTTGGCAGGCCTCCGTCGTGGGAACCGCTCCCGCGACAAGATACACGGTGACCGGCAAACGAGTCGACGCGCAGGATCGCTGA
- a CDS encoding Gfo/Idh/MocA family oxidoreductase — translation MSRSSRRQFLNTTSVAAAATALGAWTGVSGTVQPPSPNSRPKIAVIGCGGQGTGDGHRALDFADIAAVCDVDSDHAERAKLQYAELMSKKGTTVDIDVCDDYRAIIDRNDIDAIVCGTVDHWHVKISAEALRSGKDAYCEKPLTLTIDEGRVISKAVEDTGRVLQVGTQQRSDERFLQAVAIAHSGRLGQITKVTVGINHNPFSKPLPVVDPPKTLNWDRWKGPTADVPYRFLKDGKAGQELVRNLGDGGIDASNCHAEFRWWLEYSGGKMTDWGAHHVDIAQWIIDQNGPGQGPTTLKPVMVETTVPFDEMGNPTLDDRYNAPHRFTVHAQFPNGALMEITSEGRNGILVEGTQGRIFVNRGTISGKPIEDLADNPLPGDWLEDLYRGRLVGHMQNFFDCIASRAKPASDVWTHVAAINTCHLSNIAIRLNREITWDAATQTIPNDALANGMQSRPSRRGYEIEV, via the coding sequence ATGTCACGTTCCAGCCGTCGCCAGTTTTTGAATACAACTTCCGTCGCCGCCGCTGCAACGGCACTTGGAGCCTGGACGGGCGTGTCCGGGACCGTTCAGCCGCCTTCGCCGAATTCGAGGCCGAAGATCGCCGTGATCGGATGCGGCGGACAGGGAACTGGTGACGGTCACCGGGCACTTGACTTCGCCGACATCGCTGCCGTCTGCGACGTGGATTCGGACCACGCGGAACGAGCGAAGCTGCAGTACGCCGAATTAATGTCGAAGAAGGGTACGACTGTCGACATTGATGTCTGCGACGATTACCGAGCCATCATCGACCGCAATGACATTGACGCCATCGTCTGCGGGACTGTCGATCACTGGCACGTGAAGATCTCCGCCGAGGCACTGCGGTCCGGCAAGGACGCGTATTGCGAAAAGCCGCTGACGCTGACGATTGACGAAGGCCGCGTGATTTCCAAAGCCGTTGAAGACACCGGCCGCGTGCTGCAGGTGGGAACTCAGCAGCGTTCCGACGAACGTTTTCTGCAGGCAGTTGCCATCGCACACTCCGGCCGATTGGGACAGATCACGAAGGTCACCGTCGGCATCAATCACAATCCGTTCAGCAAGCCGCTGCCGGTTGTTGATCCGCCGAAGACGCTGAACTGGGACCGCTGGAAAGGGCCAACCGCGGATGTTCCGTACCGGTTCTTGAAAGACGGCAAGGCCGGTCAGGAGCTTGTGCGAAACCTGGGCGACGGCGGCATTGACGCGTCGAACTGTCACGCGGAATTCCGCTGGTGGCTGGAATACAGCGGCGGAAAAATGACCGACTGGGGTGCTCACCACGTCGATATCGCTCAGTGGATCATCGACCAGAACGGTCCCGGCCAGGGTCCGACAACGCTGAAACCGGTGATGGTCGAAACCACAGTTCCGTTCGACGAAATGGGCAACCCGACACTGGACGACCGCTACAACGCTCCCCATCGGTTTACCGTTCACGCTCAGTTTCCCAATGGCGCGCTGATGGAAATCACCAGCGAAGGCCGCAACGGAATTCTGGTGGAGGGCACTCAGGGACGCATCTTCGTCAATCGCGGCACAATTTCCGGGAAACCGATCGAAGATCTCGCGGACAATCCGCTGCCTGGCGACTGGCTGGAAGATCTGTACCGCGGCAGGCTGGTCGGTCACATGCAGAACTTTTTCGACTGCATCGCCAGCCGAGCGAAACCGGCGTCGGACGTGTGGACTCACGTGGCCGCGATCAACACCTGCCATCTGAGCAATATCGCCATTCGCCTGAACCGGGAAATCACCTGGGACGCCGCCACACAGACCATTCCCAACGACGCGCTGGCCAACGGTATGCAGTCGCGTCCGAGCCGCAGGGGTTACGAAATTGAAGTGTGA
- a CDS encoding LptE family protein, producing the protein MSRMNRAVLTFALLAAATALLAGCGYMLGPSAVQGVRTIHVPVFQTDSFRRNLDYLLTEAVQREIQSRTSYRLADENSADTILEGRIVDIRKDVLSETRFDDPRELQLTLGAKVTWIDRRTGRILQQHTFPISQTLAQQSSQVSFAPELGHSLATAQQQSVTRLASQIVDLTEAPW; encoded by the coding sequence ATGTCACGGATGAATCGAGCAGTGTTGACATTCGCTCTGCTTGCGGCGGCGACAGCGCTGCTGGCCGGCTGTGGCTACATGCTCGGCCCGTCCGCGGTGCAGGGAGTCCGGACGATTCATGTACCCGTGTTCCAGACCGATTCCTTCCGACGGAATCTGGACTATCTGCTGACGGAAGCCGTCCAGCGCGAAATTCAGTCTCGCACCAGCTACCGTCTGGCGGATGAAAATTCCGCCGACACGATTCTGGAAGGACGCATCGTCGACATTCGTAAGGACGTGCTGAGCGAAACCAGGTTCGACGATCCTCGCGAACTGCAATTGACGCTGGGAGCGAAAGTCACGTGGATTGACCGTCGAACCGGTCGAATCCTGCAGCAGCACACGTTTCCGATCAGTCAGACTCTGGCGCAGCAGTCATCACAGGTCAGCTTCGCCCCGGAACTGGGTCATTCCCTGGCAACGGCTCAGCAGCAATCCGTCACTCGACTCGCGTCACAGATCGTGGACCTGACGGAAGCTCCCTGGTGA
- a CDS encoding tetratricopeptide repeat protein, with the protein MLLAMLASTSGCRSWRAEDREGLFAMSNPLTTNGIRGPLERALQRESNSLEEGEKYSVEGRREVDLARRQFEAGDYASAAKAYRRIAKKYKESSIGEEAQYRLGECHVAMHHYAKAQDAYDQLFEDYPSTRYVEPVTRQLFTIAQTWLEIAEPKTRSTIRTVSAESEVGSVPEPPPSRDPTLKFRILPNFFNKSRPVFDTQGRALAALKSIWLNDPTGPLADDALMMTASYYLKKGTTSTRIATSRFFVKSIPTALTWKTPSCWALTSS; encoded by the coding sequence ATGCTTCTGGCGATGCTGGCGTCAACATCGGGCTGCCGGTCCTGGCGGGCGGAGGACCGCGAAGGTCTGTTCGCCATGTCAAATCCGCTGACGACCAACGGGATTCGCGGGCCGCTGGAACGAGCACTGCAGCGGGAATCCAACTCGCTGGAAGAAGGCGAGAAGTACTCAGTCGAAGGCCGGCGCGAAGTCGACCTGGCTCGCCGGCAGTTTGAAGCCGGAGACTACGCTTCCGCGGCGAAGGCTTATCGACGCATCGCGAAAAAGTACAAGGAATCATCGATCGGCGAGGAAGCCCAGTATCGGCTGGGAGAATGCCACGTCGCGATGCACCACTACGCGAAAGCTCAGGACGCCTACGATCAGTTGTTTGAAGACTATCCTTCGACACGGTACGTCGAACCCGTCACGCGTCAATTGTTCACGATCGCTCAGACGTGGCTGGAAATCGCTGAACCGAAAACTCGCAGCACCATTCGCACCGTCAGCGCGGAATCCGAAGTGGGCTCCGTGCCCGAACCGCCGCCTTCGCGCGACCCGACGCTGAAGTTCCGAATCCTGCCCAACTTCTTCAACAAGTCGCGGCCGGTGTTTGATACTCAGGGACGAGCGCTCGCAGCGCTGAAGTCGATCTGGCTGAATGACCCCACCGGTCCGCTGGCCGACGACGCGCTGATGATGACGGCGTCGTACTACCTTAAAAAGGGAACCACGTCGACGCGGATCGCTACTTCCAGATTCTTCGTGAAGAGTATTCCGACAGCCCTCACCTGGAAGACGCCTTCGTGCTGGGCTCTCACGTCAAGCTGA
- the recO gene encoding DNA repair protein RecO, whose protein sequence is MEKAEAIVIRLADFSESSRVVTLFSKEFGKISALAKGAKRLKGSFDAALDLLSQCRIVFIRKSSASLDLLTEARLAKRFRPASGSLTSLYGGYYVADLLCKLTEDYDPSPELFDLAVRTLDDLADEQLDSATTLVQFEVSLLQCIGVLANLFECSICGKPIDVQDNVAFWVSQGGVICGTCRRPEFSGKSISGSSIAILRQMTSDESVSTDRPALTKQQTGECHRFAVSAITGILGKQPGTLRYLDF, encoded by the coding sequence ATGGAGAAGGCGGAAGCGATCGTGATTCGGCTGGCGGATTTCAGCGAATCCAGCCGAGTCGTCACGCTGTTCAGCAAAGAATTCGGGAAGATCTCGGCTCTGGCGAAAGGTGCCAAACGGCTCAAGGGCTCGTTCGATGCTGCTCTTGACCTGCTTTCCCAATGTCGAATAGTGTTCATTCGCAAGTCGTCCGCCAGTCTGGACTTACTGACGGAAGCACGGCTTGCAAAACGCTTTCGACCGGCCTCCGGAAGCCTAACGTCTTTGTACGGCGGGTATTACGTGGCCGATCTGTTATGCAAGCTGACCGAGGACTACGACCCGTCTCCGGAACTGTTCGATCTGGCTGTCCGAACTCTGGATGACCTTGCCGACGAACAGCTTGATTCGGCCACGACCCTGGTGCAGTTTGAAGTCAGCCTGCTGCAATGCATCGGCGTGCTGGCAAACCTGTTCGAATGCAGTATCTGCGGAAAACCGATCGACGTGCAGGACAACGTTGCTTTCTGGGTCAGCCAGGGCGGCGTCATTTGTGGAACCTGCCGGCGACCGGAATTCTCCGGAAAATCGATTTCCGGTTCATCGATCGCGATCCTTCGACAAATGACGTCAGACGAATCTGTTTCCACCGATCGTCCGGCACTTACCAAACAGCAGACCGGCGAGTGTCACCGCTTTGCGGTATCCGCCATCACCGGGATTCTGGGAAAGCAGCCCGGAACACTTCGGTATCTTGACTTCTAA
- a CDS encoding DUF2071 domain-containing protein translates to MSPDNVPVSGAMLMRMPAIRGLIDRRILVNYRVDPDVLRRICPAPFRPQVVNGFGVAGICLIRLKHIRPKRLPAFLGISSENAAHRIAVEWVADGMIQRGVYIPRRDTSSLLNALAGGRIFPGIHHHAKFDVREKDGRYRVSMTSRDGNAHVSVDGVTASELPDGSIFPDVAACSRFFEDGSVGYSPAKPNGRFDGLELRTVNWNVQPLAISRLTSSFFDRRDHFPAGSAVFDSAMLMRGIHHEWHSRESVCCSVEPAGLRAHAL, encoded by the coding sequence ATGTCTCCGGACAACGTGCCTGTTTCGGGAGCAATGCTGATGCGCATGCCGGCGATTCGCGGTCTGATCGACCGTCGCATTCTGGTCAATTATCGAGTCGACCCGGACGTCCTGCGGCGAATCTGCCCGGCTCCGTTTCGGCCGCAGGTTGTCAACGGGTTCGGCGTCGCGGGAATCTGCCTGATTCGGCTGAAGCACATTCGTCCGAAACGACTGCCGGCGTTCCTGGGAATTTCCTCGGAGAATGCCGCTCACCGAATTGCCGTCGAATGGGTTGCCGACGGAATGATTCAGCGCGGCGTGTACATTCCGCGCCGAGACACGTCGTCGCTGCTGAACGCGCTGGCTGGCGGACGCATCTTTCCCGGAATTCACCACCACGCGAAATTCGATGTGCGCGAAAAAGATGGCAGGTATCGTGTTTCCATGACCAGCCGCGACGGCAATGCTCACGTGTCGGTTGACGGGGTCACGGCGAGCGAACTGCCCGACGGTTCGATCTTTCCCGATGTGGCCGCGTGCTCGCGATTCTTCGAAGACGGCTCCGTCGGCTATTCACCCGCAAAGCCAAACGGCCGGTTCGACGGACTGGAACTGCGAACTGTGAACTGGAACGTCCAGCCGCTTGCCATCAGTCGTTTGACGTCGTCGTTTTTTGATCGCCGCGACCACTTTCCCGCCGGTTCCGCAGTCTTCGACAGCGCCATGCTGATGCGCGGAATCCATCACGAATGGCACAGCCGCGAGTCCGTGTGCTGCAGCGTTGAGCCGGCCGGGCTTCGCGCCCACGCTTTGTGA
- a CDS encoding SLC13 family permease has protein sequence MATLLILAIGLAIVIVGILGLRLHAFVALILAALAVAMLTPSRLLTRSVVVPDAIHDVTISDDGSTVATSEALPTSGPWVLFVDPGPGFELQRAGVIRDAQVNSDSTGHDAPGAGRDDVYSLTVDESRDSQFVSSLRAPGTRLILSSESNISAGSKLAGSSFISRVTSALGDYCGKLAILIVAASIIGRCLLDSGAADRIVRWSLELVGERKAPAAFLFSGFLLGIPVFFDTVFLLMIPLGKALRRRTGKNYLLYVLSIVTGATMAHSLVPPTPGPLFVMEAFGVGFPQMLFGGMLVGLFSASAGLGYAAWINRRCELPLRDDSEPSTTSAAEPNEEVRPSPGLLLSLMPIILPVLLITAEALTDQAVSAQKPWTIAGWNVSAWLLNDPAGIRVREAVGVLGEKNLALLIAACVGVVIYVFTRRPSRVQLSASLQAAVASAGTIILVTAAGGSFGRMMNQTSVAEMLQELPGTSPVMVVVAAFLVTTAVRTAQGSATVAMITSAGIFGSLVAGGAAGVHPLYVALAVGCGSKPVSWMNDSGFWVITKMSGMTEAEGLKYVTPMTALAGLSGLAAIIVAVLARPML, from the coding sequence ATGGCAACGCTGCTGATTCTGGCGATCGGGCTGGCGATTGTGATCGTCGGGATTCTGGGTCTGCGGCTGCACGCATTTGTCGCGTTGATTCTGGCGGCTCTCGCTGTGGCCATGCTGACTCCGTCGCGACTGCTGACTCGTTCCGTCGTTGTGCCCGACGCGATTCACGATGTCACGATCAGCGATGACGGCAGCACCGTCGCCACGTCGGAAGCTTTGCCGACGTCCGGGCCGTGGGTTCTGTTCGTTGATCCGGGACCGGGCTTTGAACTGCAGCGAGCCGGCGTGATCCGCGACGCGCAAGTCAATTCTGATTCGACTGGCCACGACGCGCCGGGCGCCGGTCGTGACGACGTCTATTCGCTGACCGTTGACGAATCGCGAGACTCGCAGTTCGTGAGTTCGCTGCGCGCGCCTGGAACTCGTCTGATTCTCAGCAGCGAAAGCAACATATCCGCCGGAAGCAAGCTGGCGGGTTCGAGTTTCATTTCCCGAGTCACGTCAGCGCTGGGTGATTACTGTGGCAAGCTGGCAATACTGATTGTGGCCGCGTCGATCATCGGCCGATGTCTGCTGGACAGCGGAGCGGCGGATCGCATCGTGCGCTGGTCGCTGGAACTTGTCGGCGAACGGAAAGCGCCGGCCGCTTTTCTGTTCAGTGGGTTTCTACTGGGAATCCCGGTGTTTTTCGACACTGTGTTCCTGCTGATGATTCCTCTGGGAAAGGCTCTGCGGCGTCGAACGGGGAAGAACTATCTGCTGTACGTGCTGTCAATCGTCACCGGAGCCACGATGGCGCATTCTCTGGTCCCGCCGACTCCCGGCCCGCTGTTTGTCATGGAAGCGTTCGGTGTGGGCTTTCCGCAGATGCTGTTTGGAGGCATGCTGGTCGGCCTGTTCAGCGCGTCGGCGGGGCTGGGCTATGCCGCATGGATCAACCGCCGCTGCGAACTCCCGCTGCGCGACGACAGCGAGCCATCGACGACATCCGCTGCGGAACCGAACGAAGAAGTGCGACCGTCTCCCGGGCTGCTGCTATCGCTGATGCCAATCATCCTGCCCGTGTTGCTGATCACGGCCGAAGCACTCACGGACCAGGCCGTCAGTGCGCAGAAACCGTGGACGATTGCCGGCTGGAACGTTTCCGCATGGCTGCTGAACGATCCGGCGGGAATTCGAGTTCGGGAGGCGGTCGGCGTGCTGGGAGAAAAGAACCTGGCTCTGCTGATCGCGGCGTGTGTCGGCGTCGTGATCTACGTCTTCACGCGAAGACCGTCCAGAGTCCAGCTTTCGGCGTCTCTGCAAGCCGCCGTCGCCAGCGCCGGAACGATCATTCTGGTCACGGCGGCCGGCGGTTCGTTCGGGCGGATGATGAATCAGACCAGCGTTGCGGAAATGCTTCAGGAACTTCCCGGCACGTCGCCGGTGATGGTGGTGGTGGCCGCGTTTCTGGTAACGACCGCCGTTCGAACGGCACAGGGTTCGGCCACGGTGGCCATGATCACGTCAGCGGGAATCTTCGGAAGTCTGGTCGCCGGCGGTGCTGCGGGAGTCCATCCGCTGTACGTGGCTCTGGCCGTCGGCTGCGGTTCAAAACCGGTGTCCTGGATGAACGACAGCGGGTTTTGGGTCATCACGAAAATGAGCGGCATGACCGAAGCCGAAGGTCTAAAATATGTGACTCCCATGACAGCGCTGGCGGGACTGTCCGGACTCGCGGCGATCATCGTCGCCGTTCTGGCTCGACCGATGTTGTAA